From Dermacentor albipictus isolate Rhodes 1998 colony unplaced genomic scaffold, USDA_Dalb.pri_finalv2 scaffold_17, whole genome shotgun sequence, one genomic window encodes:
- the LOC139051994 gene encoding glycine-rich protein-like, whose protein sequence is MRSLVAIVFFTLVATAFAGYFGGYGGYGGYGGLGGYGGYGGYGGYGGYGGYGGYGGYGGYGGYGGYGGHGYGYPVGRAFAYHTHIKHGYGGYGLGGFGYGHGYHG, encoded by the exons ATGAGGTCCCTG GTCGCCATCGTCTTCTTCACCCTCGTTGCCACCGCCTTTGCCGGATACTTTGGAGGCTACGGCGGTTACGGTGGATATGGCGGATTGGGTGGCTACGGTGGATACGGCGGCTACGGAGGGTATGGTGGCTACGGCGGCTATGGCGGCTATGGAGGCTACGGCGGTTACGGCGGCTATGGCGGCTACGGTGGACACGGTTACGGCTACCCAGTCGGCCGCGCGTTCGCCTACCACACGCATATCAAACACGGATACGGTGGATACGGACTCGGTGGATTTGGTTACGGACACGGATACCACGGCTGA